Proteins encoded by one window of Elaeis guineensis isolate ETL-2024a chromosome 12, EG11, whole genome shotgun sequence:
- the LOC105055159 gene encoding cytochrome P450 71A1, giving the protein MSLLSLQQLFFVLAIPLSIVFLLLLRNKGSYSTKTCLPPSPPKIPIIGNLHQLGTLPHRSLQAMAHKLGPIMLLQLGQVPALVVSSVDMAREIMKTQDHIFASRPSLKVPRTLLYDGRDVAFAPYGEYWRQARKVSVLHLLSPKMVQSYELIREEEVAFMIEAVSRSCSSGTVMNMSEVLNSLAKNIASRTILGKCPREEEWYNIIHVVIHESSKMMGAFYVGDYFPSLSWLSRLTGLEARVNKVFKKVDEFLDAIIDDHISRSSHDEHKTEDFVDILLSLEKETNRNVSFGRENIKAIVEDLFGAGTESTFVVMEWILADLIRNPEARKRLKDEIRGIVGSKPMVKAEDLNKMKYLKAVIKESMRFHPPGPFLVPRESIEDAKITGYVIPRGARIFVNVWAIQRDPEIWEAPEDFRPERFMDSSIDFKGHDFQLIPFGAGRRICPGIGFAVPVIEIAIANLMHHFDWKLPDGMKEEDMDMTEAFGLTMRKKSDLQLLATPCL; this is encoded by the exons ATGTCTCTCCTCAGCCTCCAACAACTGTTCTTCGTTCTTGCAATTCCATTATCCATAGTCTTCCTTCTGTTATTACGTAACAAAGGATCATACTCTACAAAAACATGTCTTCCACCTTCCCCACCCAAGATTCCTATCATAGGCAACCTCCATCAATTAGGCACCCTTCCTCATCGCTCTCTCCAAGCCATGGCCCACAAGCTTGGTCCCATCATGCTTCTCCAGCTGGGCCAAGTCCCAGCTCTCGTGGTCTCATCCGTGGACATGGCACGAGAGATCATGAAGACCCAAGACCATATTTTTGCGAGTAGGCCTTCTTTGAAGGTACCCAGAACACTCCTCTATGACGGCCGAGATGTGGCCTTCGCACCCTATGGTGAATACTGGAGGCAAGCAAGAAAGGTGTCTGTATTACATCTTTTGAGCCCAAAAATGGTCCAGTCTTATGAGCTCATTAGAGAAGAGGAAGTAGCTTTTATGATCGAGGCTGTGTCTCGATCTTGTTCTTCAGGTACTGTCATGAACATGAGCGAGGTTCTGAACTCTCTTGCCAAAAATATTGCTAGTAGAACTATCCTAGGTAAATGTCCGAGAGAAGAGGAGTGGTATAATATTATTCATGTGGTGATCCATGAGTCCTCCAAAATGATGGGAGCTTTCTATGTAGGGGACTACTTCCCATCTCTTTCGTGGCTGAGCAGACTCACTGGCTTGGAAGCGAGGGTCAACAAAGTCTTCAAGAAAGTTGATGAATTTCTTGATGCCATAATAGACGACCACATAAGTCGATCGAGCCACGACGAGCACAAAACTGAGGACTTTGTTGATATCTTGCTCTCTCTTGAAAAAGAAACCAACAGGAATGTTTCATTTGGCAGAGAGAACATTAAAGCAATTGTGGAG GATTTGTTTGGTGCCGGAACAGAGTCAACATTTGTGGTCATGGAATGGATTTTAGCAGATCTTATTCGAAATCCGGAAGCAAGGAAGAGATTAAAGGATGAAATAAGAGGTATAGTTGGCTCCAAACCGATGGTAAAAGCAGAGGACTTGAATAAGATGAAATACTTAAAAGCTGTGATTAAGGAAAGTATGAGGTTCCATCCGCCAGGGCCATTTTTGGTTCCACGAGAGTCGATAGAGGACGCGAAGATCACAGGCTATGTTATACCAAGGGGAGCAAGAATTTTTGTCAATGTTTGGGCCATTCAAAGGGACCCTGAGATATGGGAAGCTCCCGAGGACTTCCGGCCTGAGAGGTTCATGGACAGCTCCATAGATTTCAAAGGCCATGATTTCCAGCTTATTCCATTTGGTGCAGGCAGAAGGATTTGCCCTGGAATTGGATTTGCAGTCCCTGTCATTGAAATAGCTATTGCTAATCTCATGCATCATTTTGATTGGAAACTGCCTGATGGCATGAAAGAAGAAGATATGGATATGACTGAGGCTTTTGGACTTACCATGCGCAAAAAGAGTGATCTTCAGCTTCTTGCAACACCTTGTCTTTGA